One genomic segment of Synechocystis sp. LKSZ1 includes these proteins:
- a CDS encoding Tol biopolymer transporter periplasmic protein: MKIRSILLAFALLLGLTACGGYPRYLNLPFERGGRGFNSPADDLDPQITPPFVVFASDRNGSQAIYLFNTQTRQLLPLPGLNSLDQVASQPAISEDGRYIVFAVSRQGASDIVLYDRETQQKRNLTADLAADTRNPTISADGERLAFEVAKQGQWDIMVMDRQGNRLLE; the protein is encoded by the coding sequence ATGAAGATCCGGTCGATTTTACTGGCCTTCGCCCTGCTCCTAGGGTTGACGGCCTGCGGGGGGTACCCCCGTTATCTCAACCTGCCTTTTGAGCGGGGGGGCAGGGGTTTCAATAGTCCTGCCGACGACCTAGACCCGCAGATCACGCCTCCCTTCGTGGTTTTTGCGTCCGACCGCAATGGTTCCCAGGCCATCTATCTTTTTAATACCCAAACGCGCCAGCTTCTACCGCTTCCTGGTCTCAACAGTCTTGATCAAGTGGCTTCCCAGCCTGCGATATCAGAGGATGGTCGCTACATTGTTTTTGCTGTAAGTCGCCAAGGGGCCTCGGATATTGTGCTTTACGACCGAGAAACGCAACAGAAACGTAATCTGACGGCAGACCTCGCGGCGGACACTCGCAATCCGACCATTAGTGCTGATGGCGAACGTCTGGCCTTTGAAGTAGCCAAGCAGGGCCAATGGGACATCATGGTGATGGATCGTCAGGGAAATCGTCTGTTGGAATAG